A segment of the Nostoc sp. TCL26-01 genome:
ACTTTGCGTTTAAGGGAAGATTATCTAGCGATTGTGACGATTGGCACAGGGGAACTGATCCGGTTGGTGGTGAATAATCAGGAATTACCGGTGGGTGATGCTTGGGTGTCTGGGGCGTTTGGTGTGCAAAGTTATCCCATCCCTTTGTCAACAGAACCAAATTTATTCTGGCGATTTTTAATGATTGGGTTGTTGACGCTGCTATTTGCTGTAACTGTTTTCTCTTTGTGGGGGTGGATTCGTCGCGCGCAGAAGTCGCGGGTGACTGATACGCTGCACAAATCTAGTAGCCAGCAAGAGTTTGTTTCTCGTTTGGGAGTGGGAATTGTTTTAGGATTGTTGGCAACAGCCATTTATATTTCTGGTGTGATTACCCTGTACAATTACATTCCCAAAGCAGGTTTGATGCTAGTATCTTTGCTAGTTCTGGGTTTTGTCTTCTGGCGCTTGGAATATCTAGTGCGATCGCCTTGGGGTCGAGTCCTCAAAGCTATCCGTGAAGATGAAGAAATCCCCAAAGCTATGGGAAAAAATGTTTTTTGGTATAAACTTCAATCTCTCATGCTAGGGGGTGCGATCGCTGGAGTGGCTGGTGCTTTCTTCGCTTGGCAAATTAGCGCTATTTACCCCGATAATTTCCAACCCCAACTGACCTTTGACTCTTGGATTATGGTCATTCTCGGCGGTTCTGGGAATAACATCGGCACAATTTTAGGCGCAGTCATTTATTTTGCCTATGATGCGATTACCCGCGAAGTTTTACCAAAAATCGTCCCCCTTGATGAAGCCAGGTTGGGTGCATTTCGCATCATGGTGATTGGTCTAATTTTGATGGTGCTGATGATTTGGCGACCTCAAGGTATCTTAGGGAAAAAGGAGGAACTCACCCTTGGTAAATAACCAGTCATGCCCTGTGCCTTTATTAGCAGCTACCGGACTTTGTAAAAGTTTCGGCGGGATCAAAGCTGTGAAGGAGGCAAAAATCGAAGTTGCTCAAGGTAGCATTACTGGCTTGATTGGCCCCAATGGTGCTGGTAAAACTACTTTATTTAATTTACTTTCCAATTTCATCCGCCCAGACAAAGGACGTGTCGTTTTTGACGGCGAACCCATTCAGCACTTACAACCGCATCAAATTGCCCAACAAGGAATGGTGCGGACTTTTCAGGTAGCCCGCACCTTATCGCGGTTGTCGGTGTTAGAAAATATGCTACTGGCAGCCCAAAAACAAACTGGGGAGAATTTTTGGCAGGTGCAGTTACAACCGCACGTAGTTGCTAAGGAAGAAAAGCAATTGCAAGAACGCGCGATGTTTTTGTTAGAGTCTGTGGGTTTGGCACAAAAAGCTCATGAATATGCTGGTGGTTTATCTGGTGGACAACGCAAGCTGCTAGAAATGGGTAGGGCTTTGATGACGAACCCCAAGTTGATTTTGCTGGATGAACCAGCCGCCGGCGTGAACCCCAGATTAATTGATGATATTTGCGATCGCATTATTACTTGGAATCGCCAAGAAGGCATGACTTTCTTAATTATTGAACATAACATGGACGTGATCATGTCTTTGTGCGATCGCGTGTGGGTACTAGCTGAAGGACAGAATCTAGCCGATGGTACACCACCAGAAATTCAAAGTAATTCCCAAGTTTTAGAAGCTTATTTAGGGAAATAAAGGCTAGAGGCTAGCCCCTAACCTCTATATTCGCCAATAAACTCCATCCTCTCGTTGCATTAACTGATAACCAATCAACTCGCGTCTTAGTGTGGCGTAGTCTGGATGGTAGCGCTTGAGGATGTTGTTAACTTCACGTTCGGGATATTTGATTTCCCACTCAAATTTACTAGCTAACCACTTGAGAATGACCAAACGTTTTTTA
Coding sequences within it:
- a CDS encoding ABC transporter ATP-binding protein, producing the protein MVNNQSCPVPLLAATGLCKSFGGIKAVKEAKIEVAQGSITGLIGPNGAGKTTLFNLLSNFIRPDKGRVVFDGEPIQHLQPHQIAQQGMVRTFQVARTLSRLSVLENMLLAAQKQTGENFWQVQLQPHVVAKEEKQLQERAMFLLESVGLAQKAHEYAGGLSGGQRKLLEMGRALMTNPKLILLDEPAAGVNPRLIDDICDRIITWNRQEGMTFLIIEHNMDVIMSLCDRVWVLAEGQNLADGTPPEIQSNSQVLEAYLGK
- a CDS encoding branched-chain amino acid ABC transporter permease, translating into MIEYLIFLAISTAVFALFGLGLNLQWGFTGLINFGHIAFMTLGAYTTVLLSLKGVPLFISAIVGAIVAALLGLVIGFATLRLREDYLAIVTIGTGELIRLVVNNQELPVGDAWVSGAFGVQSYPIPLSTEPNLFWRFLMIGLLTLLFAVTVFSLWGWIRRAQKSRVTDTLHKSSSQQEFVSRLGVGIVLGLLATAIYISGVITLYNYIPKAGLMLVSLLVLGFVFWRLEYLVRSPWGRVLKAIREDEEIPKAMGKNVFWYKLQSLMLGGAIAGVAGAFFAWQISAIYPDNFQPQLTFDSWIMVILGGSGNNIGTILGAVIYFAYDAITREVLPKIVPLDEARLGAFRIMVIGLILMVLMIWRPQGILGKKEELTLGK